In Populus nigra chromosome 10, ddPopNigr1.1, whole genome shotgun sequence, the following proteins share a genomic window:
- the LOC133704971 gene encoding E3 ubiquitin-protein ligase RGLG5-like, with the protein MGGKSSKGSRGRDYSSYGSANSSSSWNQYGYPPASSYPSPQHDPYWTQQHHHAPAPNPSYPYESQMPPQQPHKRLDRKYSRIADNYQTLDQVTAALAQAGLESSNLIVGIDFTKSNEWTGARSFNRRSLHDIRNGQNPYEQAISIIGRTMSAFDEDNLIPCFGFGDASTHDQDVFSFFPEERFCNGFEEVLTRYKEIVPNLRLAGPTSFAPVIEMAITIVEQGGGQYHVLLIIADGQVTRSVDTNHGQLSPQERRTIDAIVKASEYPLSIILVGVGDGPWEMMREFDDNIPARAFDNFQFVNFTEIMSKNVSQSRKEAEFALAALMEIPSQYKATIELGLLGNHHRGNAPERVPLPPPLYGQTSSSKSKASRSSSFQQRVPSYSAYDTPVSGYETTAKRASSSYDTPVSGYETKAERASSSYDTPVSGYETTAERASSSSSVYDNQVCPICLTNPKNMAFGCGHQTCCDCGEDLQVCPICRGPIQARIRLY; encoded by the exons ATGGGAGGTAAAAGCTCAAAAGGGTCAAGAGGGAGAGATTATTCTTCTTATGGTTCAGCCAATTCTTCATCTTCATGGAATCAATATGGATATCCTCCAGCATCATCATATCCATCTCCTCAACATGATCCCTATTGGACACAACAACATCACCATGCACCTGCTCCCAATCCATCTTATCCTTATGAATCACAAATGCCCCCCCAACAACCACACAAGAGGTTGGACAGGAAATACTCGAGAATAGCTGATAATTACCAGACTTTGGATCAG GTGACTGCTGCTCTTGCTCAAGCTGGCTTAGAGTCTTCTAATCTCATTGTTGGAATTGACTTCACAAAAAGCAATGAGTGGACAG GTGCAAGATCATTCAATCGACGAAGCTTACATGATATTAGAAATGGTCAAAATCCGTACGAACAAGCAATATCAATTATTGGCAGGACTATGTCTGCATTCGATGAGGATAACTTAATTCCATGTTTTGGATTTGGAGATG CATCTACACATGATCAAGATGTCTTTAGTTTCTTTCCTGAAGAGAGATTCTGTAATGGATTTGAGGAAGTGCTGACACGATACAAAGAAATTGTTCCTAACCTTCGGCTCGCTG GACCGACATCTTTTGCACCTGTTATTGAAATGGCCATTACTATTGTTGAGCAAGGTGGTGGGCAATACCATGTTTTGCTGATAATTGCTGATGGACAG GTGACTAGAAGTGTTGACACAAATCATGGCCAGCTCAGTCCACAAGAGAGAAGGACAATCGATGCAATTGTAAAGGCAAG TGAATACCCTCTATCGATCATTTTAGTTGGAGTCGGTGATGGACCTTGGGAGATGATGAGGGAGTTTGATGACAACATCCCTGCTCGAGCCTTTGACAATTTCCAG TTTGTGAATTTTACAGAAATAATGTCCAAAAATGTGAGTCAGTCCAGAAAAGAGGCAGAATTTGCTCTTGCAGCATTGATGGAAATACCTTCTCAATACAAAGCAACTATTGAGCTTGGCTTATTGGG CAATCACCACAGAGGGAATGCACCAGAGAGGGTTCCTTTGCCCCCACCACTTTACGGTCAAACTTCTTCAAGCAAATCGAAAGCTTCCCGTTCAAGCAGCTTCCAGCAGCGTGTACCTTCTTACTCTGCATATGATACACCAGTTAGTGGATATGAAACAACAGCAAAGAGGGCTTCATCTTCATATGATACACCAGTTAGTGGATATGAAACAAAAGCAGAGAGGGCCTCATCTTCATATGATACACCAGTTAGTGGATATGAAACAACAGCAGAGAGGGCTTCATCTTCTAGCTCTGTGTATGATAATCAG GTTTGCCCCATTTGTCTCACTAATCCAAAGAACATGGCCTTCGGTTGTGGGCATCAG ACTTGTTGTGATTGTGGAGAAGACCTCCAAGTGTGCCCCATATGTCGAGGCCCAATACAGGCTAGAATCAGGCTCTATTAG
- the LOC133704968 gene encoding mRNA export factor GLE1 isoform X3 — MGAFKLALRCPQKVHDIVVDPEPNWSFESLSSELHSLEKKLHDSCSGPVPFTKVQSRKGVKRSPMAFVMSLSNEETELSESEREEDHDLSMVTAKRFNCDDLYMSDSDSSDYELAFDAQSYLMDEVGLVESALFERSHEHHLQVQQEDIRNQLSAIETELMTEQEKSASAFARIEKYREARKELERKLDTHYQRKIAEALDNHLTAIQRDHELKSQIEERRIRSDAAHEEAKRKERAFHEERLRQERARAEAEAKLRFEEAKMAALEAERRAAKEAAEKEATEASKRIAAVASQQEAAKPQLNADSSNMNLQPQGSGSNRTKKSQTTGDVVRAAQTALILEQGRLLKLKELEEANRTLIMTSNMDFSNHERHISRLIRQIRGIKENVRVKASELVKILKNPSCPQSISVAAFAKKVVSHCESPDNAVFACGHVIVLVTSQVPQAMDLLLAEFHRACIYTVPKHIVYSKSAFESKEAYYKDIGHREDGGKLESVKDYLKRLESYMKLYGALVQTEVQGVPNIHGPKEGWAWLARFLNVLPANMYTAVALNAFLQTAGFVLFRKYKSQFTKMLHIILNDFLNALREREDSELNPIILEIQSYIEDNKFLQEPEGRSLQGQLLSSVMVPESEPSRGYYY, encoded by the exons AT gGGAGCTTTTAAATTGGCACTACGCTGTCCACAGAAAGTGCACGACATTGTAGTTGACCCCGAACCCAATTGGAGTTTCGAGTCTCTTTCATCAGAGCTCCATTCACTTGAAAAGAAGCTCCACGACTCGTGTTCAGGTCCTGTGCCTTTCACCAAAGTTCAATCTCG GAAGGGTGTGAAGAGAAGTCCCATGGCCTTTGTCATGAGCTTGTCCAATGAAGAGACTGAGCTTTCAGAAAGCGAGAGGGAGGAGGATCATGATCTAAGTATGGTGACTGCAAAACGGTTCAATTGCGATGATCTTTATATGAG TGACAGTGACAGTTCTGATTATGAGTTAGCTTTTGATGCTCAGTCCTACTTGATGGATGAAGTAGGGTTAGTTGAAAGTGCTCTTTTTGAGCGAAGTCACGAGCATCATCTTCAAGTGCAG CAGGAGGATATCAGGAACCAACTTTCAGCAATAGAGACAGAATTAATGACTGAGCAGGAAAAATCTGCATCTGCATTTGCTCGAATTGAGAAGTATAGGGAAGCAAGGAAGGAACTGGAAAGAAAACTTGATACTCACTATCAACGCAAAAT TGCAGAGGCACTTGACAATCATTTAACTGCCATTCAGCGAGATCATGAACTAAAATCACAAATAGAAGAAAGGAGAATAAGAAGTGATGCAGCTCATGAAGAGGCCAAGAGAAAGGAAAGGGCTTTTCACGAGGAAAGATTACGGCAAGAAAGAGCTAGAGCAGAAGCAGAG GCCAAACTTAGATTTGAGGAAGCAAAAATGGCTGCTTTAGAAGCAGAGAGGAGAGCAGCAAAGGAAGCAGCTGAAAAGGAAGCTACTGAAGCCTCAAAAAGGATAGCTGCTGTAGCCTCGCAACAGGAGGCTGCCAAACCCCAACTAAATGCTGACTCTTCAAATATGAACCTTCAACCCCAGGGGTCTGGATCTAATAGAACTAAGAAATCACAAACAACAG GTGATGTTGTGAGGGCTGCACAAACTGCTCTGATTTTAGAGCAGGGAAGATTGCTAAAGCTTAAAGAGCTTGAAGAAGCAAACCGGACATTGATAATGACTTCCAATATG GATTTTAGCAACCACGAGAGGCATATTTCTAGGCTGATCAGACAAATAAGGGGGATAAAAGAGAACGTTAG AGTAAAGGCAAGTGAGCTTGTTAAGATTTTAAAGAATCCTTCCTGTCCTCAGTCAATCAGTGTTGCGGCATTTGCAAAGAAG GTTGTTTCCCATTGTGAAAGTCCTGATAATGCTGTTTTTGCGTGTGGACACGTCATTGTTCTTGTTACTTCACAG GTCCCACAAGCAATGGATCTTCTTCTTGCTGAGTTCCATAGAGCTTGCATCTACACTGTCCCAAAGCACATAGTGTACTCAAAG TCGGCTTTTGAATCAAAAGAGGCTTACTATAAAGATATTGGACATCGAGAAGATGGTGGAAAGCTTGAGAGTGTGAAGGATTATTTGAAACGGTTAGAATCTTACATGAAACTGTATGGGGCTCTGGTTCAG ACAGAAGTGCAGGGTGTCCCAAACATTCATGGTCCAAAAGAAGGTTGGGCATGGCTTGCGAGGTTCTTAAATGTTCTCCCTGCCAATATGTATACTGCTGTTGCGTTGAATGCCTTCCTGCAA ACAGCAGGATTTGTTCTCTTCAGAAAATACAAATCTCAGTTTACGAAGATGCTCCACATAATCTTAAATGACTTTCTAAATGCATTGAGAGAACGGGAGGATTCAGAACTAAATCCAATAATTCTAGAAATTCAGTCTTACATAGAGGACAATAAGTTCCTCCAGGAGCCTGAAGGAAGGAGCTTGCAGGGTCAATTGCTATCTAGTGTCATGGTACCCGAGTCAGAACCAAGTAGAGGTTACTACTATTGA
- the LOC133704968 gene encoding mRNA export factor GLE1 isoform X1: protein MGAFKLALRCPQKVHDIVVDPEPNWSFESLSSELHSLEKKLHDSCSGPVPFTKVQSREFWNRKGVKRSPMAFVMSLSNEETELSESEREEDHDLSMVTAKRFNCDDLYMSDSDSSDYELAFDAQSYLMDEVGLVESALFERSHEHHLQVQQEDIRNQLSAIETELMTEQEKSASAFARIEKYREARKELERKLDTHYQRKIAEALDNHLTAIQRDHELKSQIEERRIRSDAAHEEAKRKERAFHEERLRQERARAEAEAKLRFEEAKMAALEAERRAAKEAAEKEATEASKRIAAVASQQEAAKPQLNADSSNMNLQPQGSGSNRTKKSQTTGDVVRAAQTALILEQGRLLKLKELEEANRTLIMTSNMDFSNHERHISRLIRQIRGIKENVRVKASELVKILKNPSCPQSISVAAFAKKVVSHCESPDNAVFACGHVIVLVTSQVPQAMDLLLAEFHRACIYTVPKHIVYSKSAFESKEAYYKDIGHREDGGKLESVKDYLKRLESYMKLYGALVQTEVQGVPNIHGPKEGWAWLARFLNVLPANMYTAVALNAFLQTAGFVLFRKYKSQFTKMLHIILNDFLNALREREDSELNPIILEIQSYIEDNKFLQEPEGRSLQGQLLSSVMVPESEPSRGYYY from the exons AT gGGAGCTTTTAAATTGGCACTACGCTGTCCACAGAAAGTGCACGACATTGTAGTTGACCCCGAACCCAATTGGAGTTTCGAGTCTCTTTCATCAGAGCTCCATTCACTTGAAAAGAAGCTCCACGACTCGTGTTCAGGTCCTGTGCCTTTCACCAAAGTTCAATCTCG AGAGTTTTGGAACAGGAAGGGTGTGAAGAGAAGTCCCATGGCCTTTGTCATGAGCTTGTCCAATGAAGAGACTGAGCTTTCAGAAAGCGAGAGGGAGGAGGATCATGATCTAAGTATGGTGACTGCAAAACGGTTCAATTGCGATGATCTTTATATGAG TGACAGTGACAGTTCTGATTATGAGTTAGCTTTTGATGCTCAGTCCTACTTGATGGATGAAGTAGGGTTAGTTGAAAGTGCTCTTTTTGAGCGAAGTCACGAGCATCATCTTCAAGTGCAG CAGGAGGATATCAGGAACCAACTTTCAGCAATAGAGACAGAATTAATGACTGAGCAGGAAAAATCTGCATCTGCATTTGCTCGAATTGAGAAGTATAGGGAAGCAAGGAAGGAACTGGAAAGAAAACTTGATACTCACTATCAACGCAAAAT TGCAGAGGCACTTGACAATCATTTAACTGCCATTCAGCGAGATCATGAACTAAAATCACAAATAGAAGAAAGGAGAATAAGAAGTGATGCAGCTCATGAAGAGGCCAAGAGAAAGGAAAGGGCTTTTCACGAGGAAAGATTACGGCAAGAAAGAGCTAGAGCAGAAGCAGAG GCCAAACTTAGATTTGAGGAAGCAAAAATGGCTGCTTTAGAAGCAGAGAGGAGAGCAGCAAAGGAAGCAGCTGAAAAGGAAGCTACTGAAGCCTCAAAAAGGATAGCTGCTGTAGCCTCGCAACAGGAGGCTGCCAAACCCCAACTAAATGCTGACTCTTCAAATATGAACCTTCAACCCCAGGGGTCTGGATCTAATAGAACTAAGAAATCACAAACAACAG GTGATGTTGTGAGGGCTGCACAAACTGCTCTGATTTTAGAGCAGGGAAGATTGCTAAAGCTTAAAGAGCTTGAAGAAGCAAACCGGACATTGATAATGACTTCCAATATG GATTTTAGCAACCACGAGAGGCATATTTCTAGGCTGATCAGACAAATAAGGGGGATAAAAGAGAACGTTAG AGTAAAGGCAAGTGAGCTTGTTAAGATTTTAAAGAATCCTTCCTGTCCTCAGTCAATCAGTGTTGCGGCATTTGCAAAGAAG GTTGTTTCCCATTGTGAAAGTCCTGATAATGCTGTTTTTGCGTGTGGACACGTCATTGTTCTTGTTACTTCACAG GTCCCACAAGCAATGGATCTTCTTCTTGCTGAGTTCCATAGAGCTTGCATCTACACTGTCCCAAAGCACATAGTGTACTCAAAG TCGGCTTTTGAATCAAAAGAGGCTTACTATAAAGATATTGGACATCGAGAAGATGGTGGAAAGCTTGAGAGTGTGAAGGATTATTTGAAACGGTTAGAATCTTACATGAAACTGTATGGGGCTCTGGTTCAG ACAGAAGTGCAGGGTGTCCCAAACATTCATGGTCCAAAAGAAGGTTGGGCATGGCTTGCGAGGTTCTTAAATGTTCTCCCTGCCAATATGTATACTGCTGTTGCGTTGAATGCCTTCCTGCAA ACAGCAGGATTTGTTCTCTTCAGAAAATACAAATCTCAGTTTACGAAGATGCTCCACATAATCTTAAATGACTTTCTAAATGCATTGAGAGAACGGGAGGATTCAGAACTAAATCCAATAATTCTAGAAATTCAGTCTTACATAGAGGACAATAAGTTCCTCCAGGAGCCTGAAGGAAGGAGCTTGCAGGGTCAATTGCTATCTAGTGTCATGGTACCCGAGTCAGAACCAAGTAGAGGTTACTACTATTGA
- the LOC133704968 gene encoding mRNA export factor GLE1 isoform X2 has protein sequence MGAFKLALRCPQKVHDIVVDPEPNWSFESLSSELHSLEKKLHDSCSGPVPFTKVQSREFWNRKGVKRSPMAFVMSLSNEETELSESEREEDHDLSMVTAKRFNCDDLYMSDSDSSDYELAFDAQSYLMDEVGLVESALFERSHEHHLQVQEDIRNQLSAIETELMTEQEKSASAFARIEKYREARKELERKLDTHYQRKIAEALDNHLTAIQRDHELKSQIEERRIRSDAAHEEAKRKERAFHEERLRQERARAEAEAKLRFEEAKMAALEAERRAAKEAAEKEATEASKRIAAVASQQEAAKPQLNADSSNMNLQPQGSGSNRTKKSQTTGDVVRAAQTALILEQGRLLKLKELEEANRTLIMTSNMDFSNHERHISRLIRQIRGIKENVRVKASELVKILKNPSCPQSISVAAFAKKVVSHCESPDNAVFACGHVIVLVTSQVPQAMDLLLAEFHRACIYTVPKHIVYSKSAFESKEAYYKDIGHREDGGKLESVKDYLKRLESYMKLYGALVQTEVQGVPNIHGPKEGWAWLARFLNVLPANMYTAVALNAFLQTAGFVLFRKYKSQFTKMLHIILNDFLNALREREDSELNPIILEIQSYIEDNKFLQEPEGRSLQGQLLSSVMVPESEPSRGYYY, from the exons AT gGGAGCTTTTAAATTGGCACTACGCTGTCCACAGAAAGTGCACGACATTGTAGTTGACCCCGAACCCAATTGGAGTTTCGAGTCTCTTTCATCAGAGCTCCATTCACTTGAAAAGAAGCTCCACGACTCGTGTTCAGGTCCTGTGCCTTTCACCAAAGTTCAATCTCG AGAGTTTTGGAACAGGAAGGGTGTGAAGAGAAGTCCCATGGCCTTTGTCATGAGCTTGTCCAATGAAGAGACTGAGCTTTCAGAAAGCGAGAGGGAGGAGGATCATGATCTAAGTATGGTGACTGCAAAACGGTTCAATTGCGATGATCTTTATATGAG TGACAGTGACAGTTCTGATTATGAGTTAGCTTTTGATGCTCAGTCCTACTTGATGGATGAAGTAGGGTTAGTTGAAAGTGCTCTTTTTGAGCGAAGTCACGAGCATCATCTTCAAGTGCAG GAGGATATCAGGAACCAACTTTCAGCAATAGAGACAGAATTAATGACTGAGCAGGAAAAATCTGCATCTGCATTTGCTCGAATTGAGAAGTATAGGGAAGCAAGGAAGGAACTGGAAAGAAAACTTGATACTCACTATCAACGCAAAAT TGCAGAGGCACTTGACAATCATTTAACTGCCATTCAGCGAGATCATGAACTAAAATCACAAATAGAAGAAAGGAGAATAAGAAGTGATGCAGCTCATGAAGAGGCCAAGAGAAAGGAAAGGGCTTTTCACGAGGAAAGATTACGGCAAGAAAGAGCTAGAGCAGAAGCAGAG GCCAAACTTAGATTTGAGGAAGCAAAAATGGCTGCTTTAGAAGCAGAGAGGAGAGCAGCAAAGGAAGCAGCTGAAAAGGAAGCTACTGAAGCCTCAAAAAGGATAGCTGCTGTAGCCTCGCAACAGGAGGCTGCCAAACCCCAACTAAATGCTGACTCTTCAAATATGAACCTTCAACCCCAGGGGTCTGGATCTAATAGAACTAAGAAATCACAAACAACAG GTGATGTTGTGAGGGCTGCACAAACTGCTCTGATTTTAGAGCAGGGAAGATTGCTAAAGCTTAAAGAGCTTGAAGAAGCAAACCGGACATTGATAATGACTTCCAATATG GATTTTAGCAACCACGAGAGGCATATTTCTAGGCTGATCAGACAAATAAGGGGGATAAAAGAGAACGTTAG AGTAAAGGCAAGTGAGCTTGTTAAGATTTTAAAGAATCCTTCCTGTCCTCAGTCAATCAGTGTTGCGGCATTTGCAAAGAAG GTTGTTTCCCATTGTGAAAGTCCTGATAATGCTGTTTTTGCGTGTGGACACGTCATTGTTCTTGTTACTTCACAG GTCCCACAAGCAATGGATCTTCTTCTTGCTGAGTTCCATAGAGCTTGCATCTACACTGTCCCAAAGCACATAGTGTACTCAAAG TCGGCTTTTGAATCAAAAGAGGCTTACTATAAAGATATTGGACATCGAGAAGATGGTGGAAAGCTTGAGAGTGTGAAGGATTATTTGAAACGGTTAGAATCTTACATGAAACTGTATGGGGCTCTGGTTCAG ACAGAAGTGCAGGGTGTCCCAAACATTCATGGTCCAAAAGAAGGTTGGGCATGGCTTGCGAGGTTCTTAAATGTTCTCCCTGCCAATATGTATACTGCTGTTGCGTTGAATGCCTTCCTGCAA ACAGCAGGATTTGTTCTCTTCAGAAAATACAAATCTCAGTTTACGAAGATGCTCCACATAATCTTAAATGACTTTCTAAATGCATTGAGAGAACGGGAGGATTCAGAACTAAATCCAATAATTCTAGAAATTCAGTCTTACATAGAGGACAATAAGTTCCTCCAGGAGCCTGAAGGAAGGAGCTTGCAGGGTCAATTGCTATCTAGTGTCATGGTACCCGAGTCAGAACCAAGTAGAGGTTACTACTATTGA
- the LOC133704968 gene encoding mRNA export factor GLE1 isoform X4 translates to MAFVMSLSNEETELSESEREEDHDLSMVTAKRFNCDDLYMSDSDSSDYELAFDAQSYLMDEVGLVESALFERSHEHHLQVQQEDIRNQLSAIETELMTEQEKSASAFARIEKYREARKELERKLDTHYQRKIAEALDNHLTAIQRDHELKSQIEERRIRSDAAHEEAKRKERAFHEERLRQERARAEAEAKLRFEEAKMAALEAERRAAKEAAEKEATEASKRIAAVASQQEAAKPQLNADSSNMNLQPQGSGSNRTKKSQTTGDVVRAAQTALILEQGRLLKLKELEEANRTLIMTSNMDFSNHERHISRLIRQIRGIKENVRVKASELVKILKNPSCPQSISVAAFAKKVVSHCESPDNAVFACGHVIVLVTSQVPQAMDLLLAEFHRACIYTVPKHIVYSKSAFESKEAYYKDIGHREDGGKLESVKDYLKRLESYMKLYGALVQTEVQGVPNIHGPKEGWAWLARFLNVLPANMYTAVALNAFLQTAGFVLFRKYKSQFTKMLHIILNDFLNALREREDSELNPIILEIQSYIEDNKFLQEPEGRSLQGQLLSSVMVPESEPSRGYYY, encoded by the exons ATGGCCTTTGTCATGAGCTTGTCCAATGAAGAGACTGAGCTTTCAGAAAGCGAGAGGGAGGAGGATCATGATCTAAGTATGGTGACTGCAAAACGGTTCAATTGCGATGATCTTTATATGAG TGACAGTGACAGTTCTGATTATGAGTTAGCTTTTGATGCTCAGTCCTACTTGATGGATGAAGTAGGGTTAGTTGAAAGTGCTCTTTTTGAGCGAAGTCACGAGCATCATCTTCAAGTGCAG CAGGAGGATATCAGGAACCAACTTTCAGCAATAGAGACAGAATTAATGACTGAGCAGGAAAAATCTGCATCTGCATTTGCTCGAATTGAGAAGTATAGGGAAGCAAGGAAGGAACTGGAAAGAAAACTTGATACTCACTATCAACGCAAAAT TGCAGAGGCACTTGACAATCATTTAACTGCCATTCAGCGAGATCATGAACTAAAATCACAAATAGAAGAAAGGAGAATAAGAAGTGATGCAGCTCATGAAGAGGCCAAGAGAAAGGAAAGGGCTTTTCACGAGGAAAGATTACGGCAAGAAAGAGCTAGAGCAGAAGCAGAG GCCAAACTTAGATTTGAGGAAGCAAAAATGGCTGCTTTAGAAGCAGAGAGGAGAGCAGCAAAGGAAGCAGCTGAAAAGGAAGCTACTGAAGCCTCAAAAAGGATAGCTGCTGTAGCCTCGCAACAGGAGGCTGCCAAACCCCAACTAAATGCTGACTCTTCAAATATGAACCTTCAACCCCAGGGGTCTGGATCTAATAGAACTAAGAAATCACAAACAACAG GTGATGTTGTGAGGGCTGCACAAACTGCTCTGATTTTAGAGCAGGGAAGATTGCTAAAGCTTAAAGAGCTTGAAGAAGCAAACCGGACATTGATAATGACTTCCAATATG GATTTTAGCAACCACGAGAGGCATATTTCTAGGCTGATCAGACAAATAAGGGGGATAAAAGAGAACGTTAG AGTAAAGGCAAGTGAGCTTGTTAAGATTTTAAAGAATCCTTCCTGTCCTCAGTCAATCAGTGTTGCGGCATTTGCAAAGAAG GTTGTTTCCCATTGTGAAAGTCCTGATAATGCTGTTTTTGCGTGTGGACACGTCATTGTTCTTGTTACTTCACAG GTCCCACAAGCAATGGATCTTCTTCTTGCTGAGTTCCATAGAGCTTGCATCTACACTGTCCCAAAGCACATAGTGTACTCAAAG TCGGCTTTTGAATCAAAAGAGGCTTACTATAAAGATATTGGACATCGAGAAGATGGTGGAAAGCTTGAGAGTGTGAAGGATTATTTGAAACGGTTAGAATCTTACATGAAACTGTATGGGGCTCTGGTTCAG ACAGAAGTGCAGGGTGTCCCAAACATTCATGGTCCAAAAGAAGGTTGGGCATGGCTTGCGAGGTTCTTAAATGTTCTCCCTGCCAATATGTATACTGCTGTTGCGTTGAATGCCTTCCTGCAA ACAGCAGGATTTGTTCTCTTCAGAAAATACAAATCTCAGTTTACGAAGATGCTCCACATAATCTTAAATGACTTTCTAAATGCATTGAGAGAACGGGAGGATTCAGAACTAAATCCAATAATTCTAGAAATTCAGTCTTACATAGAGGACAATAAGTTCCTCCAGGAGCCTGAAGGAAGGAGCTTGCAGGGTCAATTGCTATCTAGTGTCATGGTACCCGAGTCAGAACCAAGTAGAGGTTACTACTATTGA
- the LOC133704357 gene encoding glycosyl hydrolase 5 family protein-like: protein MDRIVFFSFLSIFSFLVTFSDVMIPQKHVTALPLSTNSRWIVDENGQRVKLACVNWVSHLEVMVAEGLSEQPMDAIAKRIVSMGFNCVRLTWPVFLVTNDTLGSLTVRQSLRSLGLLESISGIQANNPSIIDLPLLSVYQAVVSSLGDNNVMVILDNHISKPGWCCSNSDGNGFFGDQYFDPDLWIAGLTRMASMFNGVPNVVGMSLRNELRGPKQNVNDWYRYMQKGAEAVHSANPDVIVILSGLNYDKDLSFLRNRPVNLTFSRKIVFEVHWYGFTDGQAWKNGNPNQVCGRVVDNMMRISGFLLDQGWPLFMSEFGVDQRGTNVNDNRYLGCFLGVAAELDFDWALWTLVGSYYFRQGVIGMNEYYGMLNSNWRETRNSTFLQQISALQSPFRGPGVSEVHLHKVIFHPSTGLCVLRKSMFEPLRLGPCTQSEAWNYTPQKILSVKGTYFCLQTDELAKPAKLGIICTDSNSKWEAISDSKMHLSSKAPNGTAVCLDIGSNNTIVTSTCKCLSKDNTCDPESQWFKLVNSTRRSSTMTKPSSLISSILNFPAKDFLWKFLGSV, encoded by the exons ATGGATAGGatagttttcttctcttttctttccatcttctcttttcttgtaactTTCTCTGATGTGATGATACCACAAAAGCATGTCACGGCACTCCCTCTGTCTACCAACTCACGGTGGATCGTGGACGAAAACGGGCAAAGAGTGAAGCTGGCATGCGTGAATTGGGTATCACATCTCGAGGTCATGGTAGCCGAGGGGCTTAGCGAGCAGCCCATGGATGCTATCGCCAAGCGGATTGTGTCCATGGGGTTCAACTGTGTTAGGCTCACCTGGCCAGTTTTCCTGGTAACCAATGACACTCTGGGGTCTCTCACTGTAAGACAATCTCTCCGAAGCCTTGGCCTGCTCGAATCAATCTCTGGTATCCAAGCCAACAACCCCTCCATCATTGATCTCCCCCTCCTTAGCGTTTACCAG GCAGTGGTGTCTAGCCTTGGGGATAATAATGTGATGGTGATATTGGACAATCACATAAGCAAGCCTGGTTGGTGCTGCAGTAATTCTGACGGCAATGGTTTCTTCGGTGACCAATACTTCGATCCCGATCTATGGATCGCAGGCCTAACTAGAATGGCGAGCATGTTTAATGGTGTGCCTAATGTGGTTGGCATGAGCTTGAGGAATGAGCTTCGAGGCCCCAAACAAAACGTCAATGATTGGTACAG GTACATGCAAAAAGGAGCTGAAGCAGTGCACTCTGCGAACCCCGATGTTATTGTCATTCTATCTGGCCTGAATTATGACAAAGACTTGTCTTTCCTGCGCAATCGACCAGTGAATCTAACATTCAGTCGTAAAATAGTGTTTGAAGTGCATTGGTATGGTTTTACAGATGGGCAGGCATGGAAAAATGGCAACCCGAACCAAGTGTGTGGCAGAGTGGTGGATAATATGATGAGGATATCTGGATTTTTGTTGGACCAAGGTTGGCCGTTGTTCATGAGTGAGTTTGGGGTGGATCAAAGAGGGACAAATGTTAATGATAACAGATACTTGGGATGCTTCCTTGGTGTTGCAGCTGAACTTGACTTTGATTGGGCTTTGTGGACGCTAGTTGGAAGTTATTATTTTAGGCAAGGTGTTATAGGGATGAATGAGTACTATGGGATGTTGAATTCGAACTGGCGTGAGACTAGGAATTCAACCTTTTTGCAGCAAATATCTGCCCTCCAATCTCCTTTTCGAG GGCCAGGTGTATCAGAAGTTCATCTACATAAAGTGATCTTCCACCCATCAACAGGCCTTTGTGTGTTGAGGAAATCAATGTTCGAGCCACTGAGGTTAGGTCCTTGCACTCAATCTGAAGCCTGGAACTACACGCCCCAAAAGATACTGTCAGTGAAGGGGACATACTTCTGCTTACAAACAGATGAATTGGCTAAACCAGCAAAACTTGGTATAATATGCACAGATTCTAATTCAAAATGGGAAGCTATCTCAGATTCCAAAATGCACTTGTCATCTAAAGCCCCCAATGGCACAGCTGTTTGCCTGGATATAGGTTCCAACAACACCATTGTTACAAGTACTTGCAAATGTTTGAGTAAAGATAACACATGCGACCCAGAAAGCCAATGGTTTAAATTAGTTAATAGCACGAGAAGAAGTTCGACCATGACAAAACCATCGTCACTGATCAGTTCAATCCTCAATTTCCCAGCGAAGGATTTCTTATGGAAGTTCTTGGGTTCAGTATAA